DNA from Pirellulales bacterium:
TGCGGATCTTGCCATTGGGCCGCGCGGAAATCGCTGACCAGGTAGATCACGCGCGATTCCCCTGCGGACGTACCCAACAGCTTGTCGAGCCCGGCCAGCGCCTCGGCCGGACCGACGTTCAGTTCCGACGGTGCCAGCGGCCGCAGTACGTCGTCCAAGCGGTTCGGCAAATCGGTACTCACGATTTCGGCGAGCAGGTCGGGCTGCGCCGCGGCCTGCGAATAGCGCAACAAGGAAAGCTGTTGCGAGATCCCCTGCCCCGCGGCCTGGCCGGCGAGCGTGCGCACGACCTCCTTGGCGCGGTTGAAGGCCGTCGTGTCGGCCCAGTGATCGGCCATCGAGAAGCTGTCGTCCAGCAGCACGACGTGGTGCACGGTGGTCGAGCCGAACAGTTGCGCCCAATGACTGCGCAGCGCCGGCTGCGCCAAGGCCAGCACTAGCGCGATCACCGCCGCGACGCGCAGGGCCAGCAGCAGCAATTGACGCAACAGCACCCAGCGGTGATTGCGCTTCTGGCTCTGCAGCAGAAACTCCATTGCTGCCCACTGCACCCGCTGCTGCCGCAGCAGGTTGATCAGGTGGATCAACAGCGGGATCGCGATCAGCGCCAATCCCCAGAGCAGCAGCGGTGAGAGAAACACGGGCAACACGGCGGTCAGCTTCGTTCTGGCAGGGGGTTTGTGGTAAATGGGCCGCCGCGCTCGAGGCGCGGCTTTGTTAATTGCGGTGGTGCATTCCCAGGCGGTTGCTCAAGAATGCCGCCAGAGCCGCGTCCAGCGGCTGGCTGGTGCGCAGCAGGGCGTAGTCGACCATCTCCCGCGCGCAGCCCAGGCGGACTTCTTCGAGATAGCTGGCGAGCGCGGCCAGGTAGCCGTCGCGCAGGGCCCGGGGATTACAGGTCAATTGTTCGTCGAGCTCGAGGCCCTCGAAGCGCGTCGTGCCGTTGAAGGGAAAATCGAGCTCGTCGTCGTCGAGCACATGCAGGACGAGCACGTCGTGACCGCGCTGGCGCAGCAGCCGCAGCCCGCGGAGCAGCCCCGGCCGCTCGACGAGCAGATCGCTGACCAGGACCACCATGCCGCGCCGCGGTTGCTGCTCGGCGACCGTCCCCAGGATGCGCGCCAGCTCGGTCTTTTCCCGTGGGTGGCTGATGTCGAGCGCCTGGATGATCGAGTCGAGATGCGTGTGCCGCGAGCGGGTCGGCACGGTCACGCGAATCGCGTCGTCGAAGGTGACGCAGCCTACGGCATCGTGCTGCCGTAGCAGCAGGTGCGCCAGGCACACGGCCGTCGTGCAGCCGTACTCGTACTTGTTCAGCGGGCCTGACCCATAGCGCATGCTGGCCGACACGTCGACCAGCAGCACGCAACGCAGGTTCGTGTCTTCCTCGAATTGCTTGACGTACAGCCGGTCCTGGCGCGCCCACACCTTCCAGTCGACGTGTCGCAGGTCGTCGCCGGGGGTGTATTCGCGGTGCTGCTGAAACTCGACCGACTGCCCGAAGTACGGGCTGCGGTGCATGCCCGACAAGAACCCCTCGACCACGTGACGCGCACGCAGATCGAGCCGGTGGATGCGGGCCAGCGTTTCAGGATGCGAAAATCTTTTGGAATCGGGCATCGGAGGTCAGTTCGTCTTCTTTCGTGGGAGTCGTCCGCAATAACTCGTCGACGACCGTATCGGGCGTGATACCGTCGCTCTCGGCGGCGAAATTGACCACCAGGCGGTGCCGCAACACCGGATAGGCCAGCGCCTGGAGATCTTCTGTCGTCACGTGGGTCCGGCCGTGCAACAAGGCCCGGGCCTTGCTGCCCAGGATCAAGAACTGCACGGCACGCGGACCGGCGCCCCAGCGCACCTGCTCGGCGACGAATTTGGGCGTGCCGGGTTCGCCGGGGCGTGTCTGCCGCACCAGCGCCAAGGCCAACCGCACGAGGTGATCGGTGATCGGCACTTCGCGCACGAGGGCTTGCAGCCGCATGATTTCCTCCGCGGCCAGCACCGGCACGATGTGATCGCTGATCGTGGTCGTCGTCCGCCGGGCGATCTCGAACTCTTCCTCGAAGGTCGGGTACCGCACGTAGACCTTGAACATGAACCGGTCTTGCTGGGCCTCGGGCAGCGGGTAGGTGCCCTCCTGCTCGATCGGGTTTTGCGTGGCCAGCACGAAGAATGGATCGGCCAACGGATGCCGCACGCGTCCGACCGTGACTTGCCGCTCTTGCATCGCCTCGAGCAGCGCCGCCTGCGTCTTGGGAGGCGTACGGTTGATCTCGTCGGCCAGGACGACGTGCGAGAACAGCGGGCCTTCGAGAAACCGGAATTCGCGCGCGCCGGTCGTGCGGTTCTCCTCGATGATCTGCGTGCCGGTGATGTCCGCCGGCATCAAGTCGGGCGTGAATTGAATGCGGCTGAAGGAGAGATTGAGCGTCCGGGCCAGCGTGCTGATCAGCAAGGTCTTGGCCAGCCCCGGCACGCCTTCCAACAAGCAATGGCCGCGGCTGAACAGGCAGATCAGCAGCTCTTCGATCACGTGGTTCTGGCCGACGATCACCTGGCCAAGTTGCGCCAGGATCTTTTCACGGGCCTCGTTCAGCCGGCTGACTGCCGCCGTGTCGATGGGGGAAGCGTTCATACGGGTCACTCTCGTTGGTGTCGTGCGCTACGGCTGTGCGATGGCCGTCAACGCTGGTAAATGGGCAGGTTGGCCCGTTCGAGTTGCAGAATCGTCAGATTGATCGCCGTGGTATAGACCGGGCCGATGTAGCCCTGGGTCCACGAGCCGTCGGGGCCGATCTCGGCGATCAGCTTGGCCTCGATCTTGTCCAGGTAGTCGCGCCACGAATCGCCCCCTTCGCGGTACAGCACCTGGGCGTAGTAATAGTGTGCGTAGTGCCAGTGGCCGAAGCCTTCGTTGTTGATATTGGCCAGGTTCTTTTGGCAGTAGTCGAGCAGTTTGGGCACGTACTCGCTGTCGTAGTCGCCGGCGTTGAACAAACAGGCCACGGCGGCAGCGGTAATGGCCGGGCGGGCGCCGCCGCCCTTGGAGCTGTATTGCACGCCGCCCTCGGGCGTCGTGCATTTGCGGATGTAGGCGATCGCCTTGTCGATGATTTCCTTGGGCACGGGGATCCCCGCGTTGCGGCAGCCGCGCAGACCTTGCACCTGGGTGATCGTGGTCGAGCCCTCGTCGAAACCGTGGCCGTCCTTGGCGCTGACGTAGCCCCAGCCGCCGGCCTCGGTTTGGGCATTTCCGGTGAACTGCACGGCGCGCGTCAGCACATCGACGAGCAACTCGCGTCGCTCGGCGTCTTCTTCCTCGCCGAGCACCTGGGACAAGAACAGCATGCTGAAGCCGTGGCCATACGTGTACCGATCGTCGCGCGTCGGATCGCCGATCAGGCCGTTGGGCCGGCTGCGGCTGACCAGGTAGTCGACCGCGCGGCGAACGTTACTGGCGTATTTGCCCTGCGTGGCCGTCGACCCGTTGGACAGCAACGCCAACCCCGCCAGCGCGGTCATCGCCGTCGGATAGCGACCTTCGTTGGCCGACCAATGGCCCAGCCGCGACTGGGTTCTGGCCAGCCACTCGAGTCCCTGTTCGACCGAGCGGTCGACCTTCGACGAACGAGGGCTCGCTTGCGCCGCCGTGGCACCGAACGCGGATAACACCGCTACGCACGCAGCCATGCGGCATAGCCAGCAGCGACGAACGAGATTCATGATCCAGCCTCCGTCGCGGCGCTGGCCGGCGTTTCCGCGCCGGCGGGTGCCTCGTTGGCGGCGGCCGGCGGCTCGTCGGTAAACTTGAATACCAGTTGGGTCTTCTGGTTCGGCTGTTGCAGCCCGAGCGCGACCGTCCGCGCTTGCGCATCGGCAGACACGTCGTAGAGAATCTGCTGCGCGAACCGCTCTTCGTGCAACGTCTCGCCGGTGCGCTTGTCGAGGCACAAAACCAGCGACTCGGCCGTCGGCGTACTGTTGGGGCCGTTTCGGCCCGCTGCGACGTGAGCCGCCAGCACGAGCATCGGTGTCTCGCTCGGTTGCAACAGGTACAGGCCCTGTGATTCGACTTCCCGCACCCAAAGCCGTGCCCGGGTGCGGCGATCGAAGCCGTAGACTCGGCCGTTCACCAACGGATTGAGCGGCGAGGGGTTCATCTGGGGAATGGGCTGCGCGAAAATGATCTGGCCCGAGCGCTGCCACGTGTGGTTGGCGACCAGGATGTAATGGTCGCGCGACCGCAGCACGGCGATGTCCGATAGGTTCTCCTCGGGCTCGAGCAATTGCTCGGTGACGATCCGCCCTTCGGGCAAGGATAGAATCACGAACCGTCCCTGCGGTTCGACGACGGCGATCTCGTCATCCTCGATCACCACGGCCTTGGCATCGAGCGAAAACGTCTGCCGCCACAACGGCGTGTCGGGCCAGACGTCGCGCAACTCGAGCACGCTACGGCCGTTTTCGTTCGTCCAGACCAAGAGCCTCCGGCCGATGGTGCCGAGGCGCTGTTCGACCGGCGGTACGATGCAGGTCCCCAACTGTGCGCCATCAGCCGCGCGGAGCACGGCTGCTTCGACGCCCTCGGGTGGCACGACGGCCACCACGTCGCGATCGCCCCAGATCAACGAGCCGATGGCGAAGCCGCGGCGCGCCCACAGCGTTGCGCCGGTGTGGAGATCGGCCGCGGTCAGCGTGCGATTCATGATGAAATAGGCTTGCGACTCGCTGAGCAGACCCAGCGGCCCCAGCGACTGCATCGACTGGTCTCCACCGGGAATCCGTCGCCAGTTGATGCCGAATTGAAACTGGCGCGGATTGGCGAAGAGGTTCACTCCTCCAGGCAGCGAGTCGGCGAGGTTCTTCCGCCAGAGGATGCGTCCAAACGCGTTGCCTCCGCCGGCCGGGTCGCCGGCTTTCCCCAGCGTGTCGATGGCGAACAACTCGGCGCCCACGGCGGCCACGAGCAAATGCCCCTGGACCATAGCGGGGTTGATTTGCTGATTGAATTGCAGGTTGTTGTCTTGATCGCTTTGCAGCGCAATGCGCCACACTTCGTTCCCCAGTCCGTCGCGACCCACCAGCCCGCGGCGGTGCAGGTCGAATTCGATCGCGGCGTCGGTGAAGAAGGGGCCGCGCCTGCCGCGCAGGTCGAAGGCCGGAAACTTGACGTACGGCGCTTCGCGCACCGAGCGCTCGATCTGCACGTGACCCTTCGGCCAAGGGAGTGGCGCGAGCAGCGCCTGCTGGACGGCCTCGTCGCCGCCGAGCGACTCGACCCAGGCACGCCCCGTTAGCTCGCCGGCACACGCGACGTCGGCAAACTCGCCACGTAATCGCTGCACATAGGTCGCCGCTTGCAGCGGCCGCGGACCGGCCAGCGCCAACTCGGCCATGATGCGGCACGCCCTGGCCGCCGTGGCGGCTTCGCGCGATTCGACCAGTTGCCGGACGAGCAGCTCCCGCTGCAAGGGATCGTTCTGGCTGGCGAGCCTTTCGGCCAGCTCGAGGCGCGCCATGTCGGTCCCGGGAAGCGTCGCGAAATACCCGACAAACTGGGCCAGCGTCTGGGCGTCGGGCGCGGCCTGCGCCAGGGCGAACTGTTCGGCCACCACGCGCTGCATCTCGGCCCGCAGCGCCTCGTCGGCCTGGGCCCAGATCGCTGCGAATTGGGTCTGCACCCAGCGATCTCGCCGCACGGCCAGTTGCGCGTCGATCTGGTCCAGCGCCGGGGCCTCGGCGCCGGTATCGACGAGCTGCAAGCAGGCTTCGAACGCCGCGCGCGGTTGGCCGTTGGCCAGCAGTCCTGCGGCCAGATAGTGCAAATACTCGCCGCGTTTCGCGGAATCGTCGAGCAATGTTTCCAGTTCGGCCCCGCTCAGTTGATACTTGGCGAAATCGCTCCGCAGTCCCTCGAGCAACGCCTCGACCAGCAGGCTGCGGGCACGGGCATGGTCGGGCGCGGCCTGGTGCGCCCGTCGCAGCGCGGCGATCGCGTCGTCCAGTTGGCCGCTATGCCAGAGAATTTCGCCGCGCAAGGTCAAAGCCTCTGCATCCTGGGGCTGCGCCGCCAGCTTGTCCTTGACTTGGCGCTCGATTTCATCGAGCTGGTAAAAGCAATCCACGCCTTCCGGCCCGGAACCCAGCACCATCCCCGCGTATGCCACGAGATTGCCTGGCACGCGGCCGTCGCGGGCCCGGCTGCGGGCGATCGTTTGGCCTTTGTCCAGGTCGATCGTCAGCACCTCGGCCGACGAGACCGGCAAGTAGTACTTGTCGCCGGCGAGGAATCCGCGCCCGCTGGGCGAGCTGCCGTCGGTCAAGGCGATGGGCGGCCAGGTCGCGGTGCCGTCGGCGATCTTGTACCCGCGCACTTGGGCGCCGCCGACGACGATCAACGAGTCGCCGTGGACGCCGGCCACGTACACGCCGTCTTCGCGGGGCGCCTTCCACACGAGCGACCCCTCGAGCAGGTCCAGGCAATGCAACTCTTGCGACTCGGCCGGCGTCAGGAAACAGCGTCCGCCGGCGAGCGTAATGCTCGAATCGACCCAGGCCTCGGCCATCGCTTGCCGCTGACCGGGTATGGCCGGGCGCTGCTGCGCGATCTGCAGCCGCGCGCCGACCGTTTGCATGGGCACTGCAGGATAGCGATAGCCCCAGAGCAGCGACCGCGACGTCAGGTCGACCGCGACGACCGCGCCCGCGCCCGTTGGACAGACAAGTACGCCGTCGGCATAGGACGGCGAAAGCCCCGCCACGCGCCGACCCAGATCCTGCGCGATGCTCCGTTCGAGCAAGGCGAGTTGTTGCGACCATTCGAGCTTGCCCGTTTCGGCGTCGACTGTCAGCAGCCGGATTTCGCTGTTGATCTCGGCCAGGCAATACAGCCGGTCGCCCAGGGCGAGCGGCGGGCCCAGGAAGAATGCGCCGGCCTGTTCGAGCGCGTCGTCGCCCGGTTGTCCACCAATCTCCCAGACCAGCTTGCCCGAATGAATGTTCCGGGCCGCGAGTCGATTGAACGCGCCCGTTTCGACGAGGTGCCGCCGTCCGCCACGGCCCACGGTGAAACGCGCGGAAAACATGCCCGCAGTAAGCGGCAAATCCTCGATGCTGAACACCAGGGTTCCATTGCTGGCCAAGGTGCCGAAAGTCGCGTCTTCCCAGATCCGCTGGTCAAGGCTCGGAGCGAGTTGTGGCGAGACGCCTGGATCGTTCTGCGCTTCGTCGTCCAACAGCGCATCGGGCCCATCGACCGAGGTGGCCCACCAGAGTCGCTTGCCCGTCTTCAGATCGACGGCCAGCAGTCGATTCGTGGTTCGCATCAGGACCACGTCGTCGACGACCAGCGGGTGTAGATTGACGACGGTCGACAGGTTCTGATCGAGATACATCTGTCGAAGTTGAGCCAGGATCCGCTCCGCCAGCGGGTCTTCATAGGTCGGCATCCTCCAGCGCGCATTGAGCAAAGGCGCGCTGCCCACCGAGGGCGCACTGCGCGAGGGGTCGCCGCGGAACATCAGCCAACGCGCGTCTTGTGCGGCGACTGCAGCCGCAGGCTCGCCCGAAACGGCGGCGAGCCAGGTGCCATATTCACCGGCCGAGTTGGGCAACGTCGCGGCCTCGCCTCCCAGCACGAGTTTTGCGCGGCCGGCTTGCTTGGCTCCCTCGGCCAAGGTGGCTTCGGCTTGGGCGCGCATGCCGGCCCGCGCCCAGCAGACGGCGAGTTTCACGCCGAGCGCCGGTTGCCAGGCATCGGCTTGGGGGCTTTCGGCCAGCCGCTTCAAACACAGCGCCGCCGACAGCGGGCGGCCATGGTCGAGATGATCGTCGGCCAGCAGCCAGGTCGCTTCGTACCCGGCCGCGGTGTGAAAATATCGCCGGGCGAGGTCGGCCAAGGCGCCAGATCCGCCGGCGGTTCGCGCAAGCTCCAAGAGGCGGCGCGCCTCGGCGCCAAACTGCAACTCGTATGATTGCCGTCCGGCCGGTGGCAGATTGCCCACGATCCGCTCGGCCTCGGCCTTCAGGCTCCGGTGCAAAGGCTGCGCGCGATCGGGCTGAAAGAAATAGTCCTCAGGGCCGTGCAGGATGTCGCCGAGCAACCTCACGGCGTCGTCGAAATGCTCGCCGTCGATGGCCTTCTTGGCGCGATCCAATCTCTGCAGCATCTCCCGGTCGGTCGGAAAAACCAGGTCCTCCGTCAATTCCGCCGCGGCGTCATTCGCCTGCCCTTGCGGAAAGATCATTCGCCCGCGCTGGATCTGCAAACGAATGTTGGGGGGCAAGGCAGGCGCGTTTCCCGGCTGCACCTGGGCCAAGGCCTGGCCGTTCCATCCCGGTGCGAGCGGCCCCGCCAGCAGGAGCAGAGCAACGGCTTGGCCTGTCTCGCGGAGGCGACGAATTGAACGCTGACCACGGGCCGCTCGATTCGTTCCCTCGTTGACCCCGGGGCGGTCCTTGGCGGCTGGTCGCATGTTTGAGTCGACTCCTAAGTTCATCCGTGAAGCCCCGGCTCGGGGCCCCGATCTCGGCTATCCGCCCGGCAACGATCCTCGGATTAGTCGCGCCGCTACGGTCGAAAGTTCAACACCGTCACCCGGCGCGGGACGGGAAACCGCCCCGGCGGAAACGACAGCGTTTGTAAGCTTTGCCGCAACAATATCTTACGGCTTTGCCACAAGACTGGCAATTTAGCTGGGTTGCTAGGGGATTTGGCGATTGTAGGGGGCGCAAACCCCGACGCATCGCCGCGCACCGTTGGGTGCATCGCAATATGCGGGTTAGAGTGCGTCTGAACCTGCGGCGGCAGCCGGCGGCTGATCAACGCAGCGTTGGCCAACGCGACTGATATTGCCGGTGAGAAGTCGACCGAAGCGGAAGCCCGAGAAGCAGGCTTCAGCCGGGGCCGATAGTTCTTTGGGTTGCTTTTTTCCCGGCAATTCGTCTAATCATCGCGATCCGGCCTGCGGGCGATCGCGAACAGCGCAGAATTCTTTCTCAACGATCTGGGAGGGCGTGCAAGATGGCCAAAGGCGAAAGCGCAAGTAAGAAAGCGCCCAGCAAGTCCGAGCTTTTGAACTCGATTGCTGAACAGACCGAGTTGTCGAGGAAGCAAGTGGGCGCCGTGCTCGACGCCTTGGCGAAGGAGATCGAGAAGGCCATGAGCGACCAGGGGCCCGGCGTGTTCGCCATTCCTGGTCTGATCAAAATCACCAAGAAGACCGTGCCCGCCCGGCCCGCGCAGATGAACGTGCCGAACCCGTTCAAGCCGGGCGAAACGCGCGATATTCCCGCGCGACCGGCCTCCAGCAAGATTACGGTGCGGGCACTGAAGACGCTGAAGGACATGGTCTAGCCAGCGGCTGGACGCAGGCCTCGGCGGCCCTGGACCTCCCGCCGGACGTCGCCGGCGAAAACCAGCGACGATTCGGCAAGGCGTGTCCTTGGGGGGGCGTTTCTTGAAGCGCCTTGTTGCACAGGGCCCAGGCGGCAACGCCCTGGTCGGTGCGGTCGTCAAGGCTGCGCGGGTCGCGGGTGCATACGTCGACAGGTTAGCTGGCACAGAGTCGGTCGATCGCTGCGCAGATTCATGGGACGGCCGTGCAGTTATTCTGCACGGTTTGTCTGCGCAGTTCAGGCTGTCCGCAGCCGGGCGCTGGCTGTCTACATCCGGGCCAGCTTGTTCAGCTTGACCTTGGCGAGCTGTACGGCGAACTGCCGATCGTTCTTCCGGGCCAATTCGACGATGTGATTGATCAGCTTGCGCTGGTTCGCCGCCACGGGCTTGAGATCGATCGTTTCCTGGTCGGCTTCGACGGCGCGAATGATTTCGAGCAGCGAAATCTGGTTGGCCTTGCGCGCCAGCGTGTAGCCGCCACCGGGCCCGGACACGCCCGAGAGCAACCCCGCGTCAACCAGGCGCCGCAGCACGCGGTAGAGAAAGCGCGGCGGGAACTTGGCGCCTTTGGCGATGGCCGCGGCGGTCAGCGGACCGCTCGCCTTCGAACGCTCGACGCGTACGAGAATACCGACAGCATAACTTACGGAGCGCGTCAACTTCATGGAGCACTTCCGCGATCAAACCAGACGCCCCTTCGAGCATTGTGCACGCCGCGGAACTTTCCTGACCGGGCTCGTGCACAACGTCCGTGGCGGTCGTCGCGCCACGCGTAAATCATCACGCTTTGGCCCAGACGGATCAAGGCGATTTATACCGCCTGGGTATTTCTTTGCTGCGCGGCCCAGGAATGTGTGCCGCAGATGTGGAAAATTGAAACAACCAAGTTCGTCCG
Protein-coding regions in this window:
- a CDS encoding DUF58 domain-containing protein, with the translated sequence MPDSKRFSHPETLARIHRLDLRARHVVEGFLSGMHRSPYFGQSVEFQQHREYTPGDDLRHVDWKVWARQDRLYVKQFEEDTNLRCVLLVDVSASMRYGSGPLNKYEYGCTTAVCLAHLLLRQHDAVGCVTFDDAIRVTVPTRSRHTHLDSIIQALDISHPREKTELARILGTVAEQQPRRGMVVLVSDLLVERPGLLRGLRLLRQRGHDVLVLHVLDDDELDFPFNGTTRFEGLELDEQLTCNPRALRDGYLAALASYLEEVRLGCAREMVDYALLRTSQPLDAALAAFLSNRLGMHHRN
- a CDS encoding Rrf2 family transcriptional regulator, whose translation is MKLTRSVSYAVGILVRVERSKASGPLTAAAIAKGAKFPPRFLYRVLRRLVDAGLLSGVSGPGGGYTLARKANQISLLEIIRAVEADQETIDLKPVAANQRKLINHIVELARKNDRQFAVQLAKVKLNKLARM
- a CDS encoding MoxR family ATPase, with product MNASPIDTAAVSRLNEAREKILAQLGQVIVGQNHVIEELLICLFSRGHCLLEGVPGLAKTLLISTLARTLNLSFSRIQFTPDLMPADITGTQIIEENRTTGAREFRFLEGPLFSHVVLADEINRTPPKTQAALLEAMQERQVTVGRVRHPLADPFFVLATQNPIEQEGTYPLPEAQQDRFMFKVYVRYPTFEEEFEIARRTTTTISDHIVPVLAAEEIMRLQALVREVPITDHLVRLALALVRQTRPGEPGTPKFVAEQVRWGAGPRAVQFLILGSKARALLHGRTHVTTEDLQALAYPVLRHRLVVNFAAESDGITPDTVVDELLRTTPTKEDELTSDARFQKIFAS
- a CDS encoding HU family DNA-binding protein; translated protein: MAKGESASKKAPSKSELLNSIAEQTELSRKQVGAVLDALAKEIEKAMSDQGPGVFAIPGLIKITKKTVPARPAQMNVPNPFKPGETRDIPARPASSKITVRALKTLKDMV
- a CDS encoding terpene cyclase/mutase family protein, producing MNLVRRCWLCRMAACVAVLSAFGATAAQASPRSSKVDRSVEQGLEWLARTQSRLGHWSANEGRYPTAMTALAGLALLSNGSTATQGKYASNVRRAVDYLVSRSRPNGLIGDPTRDDRYTYGHGFSMLFLSQVLGEEEDAERRELLVDVLTRAVQFTGNAQTEAGGWGYVSAKDGHGFDEGSTTITQVQGLRGCRNAGIPVPKEIIDKAIAYIRKCTTPEGGVQYSSKGGGARPAITAAAVACLFNAGDYDSEYVPKLLDYCQKNLANINNEGFGHWHYAHYYYAQVLYREGGDSWRDYLDKIEAKLIAEIGPDGSWTQGYIGPVYTTAINLTILQLERANLPIYQR
- a CDS encoding PQQ-binding-like beta-propeller repeat protein, with product MRPAAKDRPGVNEGTNRAARGQRSIRRLRETGQAVALLLLAGPLAPGWNGQALAQVQPGNAPALPPNIRLQIQRGRMIFPQGQANDAAAELTEDLVFPTDREMLQRLDRAKKAIDGEHFDDAVRLLGDILHGPEDYFFQPDRAQPLHRSLKAEAERIVGNLPPAGRQSYELQFGAEARRLLELARTAGGSGALADLARRYFHTAAGYEATWLLADDHLDHGRPLSAALCLKRLAESPQADAWQPALGVKLAVCWARAGMRAQAEATLAEGAKQAGRAKLVLGGEAATLPNSAGEYGTWLAAVSGEPAAAVAAQDARWLMFRGDPSRSAPSVGSAPLLNARWRMPTYEDPLAERILAQLRQMYLDQNLSTVVNLHPLVVDDVVLMRTTNRLLAVDLKTGKRLWWATSVDGPDALLDDEAQNDPGVSPQLAPSLDQRIWEDATFGTLASNGTLVFSIEDLPLTAGMFSARFTVGRGGRRHLVETGAFNRLAARNIHSGKLVWEIGGQPGDDALEQAGAFFLGPPLALGDRLYCLAEINSEIRLLTVDAETGKLEWSQQLALLERSIAQDLGRRVAGLSPSYADGVLVCPTGAGAVVAVDLTSRSLLWGYRYPAVPMQTVGARLQIAQQRPAIPGQRQAMAEAWVDSSITLAGGRCFLTPAESQELHCLDLLEGSLVWKAPREDGVYVAGVHGDSLIVVGGAQVRGYKIADGTATWPPIALTDGSSPSGRGFLAGDKYYLPVSSAEVLTIDLDKGQTIARSRARDGRVPGNLVAYAGMVLGSGPEGVDCFYQLDEIERQVKDKLAAQPQDAEALTLRGEILWHSGQLDDAIAALRRAHQAAPDHARARSLLVEALLEGLRSDFAKYQLSGAELETLLDDSAKRGEYLHYLAAGLLANGQPRAAFEACLQLVDTGAEAPALDQIDAQLAVRRDRWVQTQFAAIWAQADEALRAEMQRVVAEQFALAQAAPDAQTLAQFVGYFATLPGTDMARLELAERLASQNDPLQRELLVRQLVESREAATAARACRIMAELALAGPRPLQAATYVQRLRGEFADVACAGELTGRAWVESLGGDEAVQQALLAPLPWPKGHVQIERSVREAPYVKFPAFDLRGRRGPFFTDAAIEFDLHRRGLVGRDGLGNEVWRIALQSDQDNNLQFNQQINPAMVQGHLLVAAVGAELFAIDTLGKAGDPAGGGNAFGRILWRKNLADSLPGGVNLFANPRQFQFGINWRRIPGGDQSMQSLGPLGLLSESQAYFIMNRTLTAADLHTGATLWARRGFAIGSLIWGDRDVVAVVPPEGVEAAVLRAADGAQLGTCIVPPVEQRLGTIGRRLLVWTNENGRSVLELRDVWPDTPLWRQTFSLDAKAVVIEDDEIAVVEPQGRFVILSLPEGRIVTEQLLEPEENLSDIAVLRSRDHYILVANHTWQRSGQIIFAQPIPQMNPSPLNPLVNGRVYGFDRRTRARLWVREVESQGLYLLQPSETPMLVLAAHVAAGRNGPNSTPTAESLVLCLDKRTGETLHEERFAQQILYDVSADAQARTVALGLQQPNQKTQLVFKFTDEPPAAANEAPAGAETPASAATEAGS